The Solanum dulcamara chromosome 2, daSolDulc1.2, whole genome shotgun sequence region TTAATTTGCTTATCTCTTGCAATTGCTGTTAGTTGGGCTGTAATAGGAGTTCTTCCACCGAAGGGTTAGTGTGGATGTCAATCACGGAGGGTCAGGATCGTGAAAATAACCTTGGATACAGTGGGAGATTAAATTCCTTAATAACACAGAGTCAATTctataatttcaaatattttatatatcaagtattttactttttatttttcagtTTATTTTGAAAATCTAGTTTACAATATTTGAACACAGTAGTACaacagaaagaaagaaaactaTTCTACAGTAGCGCAAAGAAAACTCAAATGGCAGAGTAAATCACACGACATTTACTTTTTCAAAAATGATACAGAAATAAGGGGGAAAAGTTTGCAGATTTCGGGGTTTGTGTATTAAATCTAAGGCAAAACCTCTTAATATTTAAACAATGAAAACATGAGATGGAAAATGCAATTCAAATCATGTTTTTTCTCATTTCTCTCTCACACCTTAAACCCTAACAAGTGATTCATATTTTTACTTCATTAATTAGGATCACTTTACCATGTTAATATTATACATGTGACTAGTGTTTACACCAAATCAATACATCCATGTCATGTATTTGTATATAAACTTAAGTCACTTAAAATAAGATTAACTAATTCAAATGTTCATTTTATTACATCACCAACCATGATAAGTTTAATTAATCTAGTTTAAATACCCATGCGGTGAGTATTTACCGTGAACTATTGTATAAGAGATTATATTGATTGACATATATCAAATTCCCATGAAGATATGATGGGAAGTAGACAAGCAATAGAAATATGAAGGAACAAGTTGCTCTGATAGACCCTTGAGTCTGACCATTCTCTCAGGGGCGGAACCAGAATATTTGATAAGGgggttcaagaaaattaaaaaataagggattggatgaaaaaagtaaaaaaatgtgTCATTGTCGAGAATCGAACCCACGACCACAGGCTCAATCACAGGCGCCTTATCCACTAATCCACAATCTACATTTGTTAAGGGgatgcaaaaataatatttgtacatgaataaaaaaattcgcaatatatatatagtgcaattttccgacgaagggggttcggtCGCCACCCCTCGCACCACTGTAGTTCCGCCCCTGCATTCTCTGAAATTCGCGCATAGCGAAAACTTAGTTCACCGAGCTGCTCTTTTTTAAATTACTCTGGTAGTAGGAATAGGAATAAAGAAGGAACAAGTTGTATACAACTAACTCCAGCTAACCTTCATCGTGTAACTTTAATTCAAGTCCTTAAGCTATGTCAAGATAGTAGGAATCAATACTTGAACAGGACATTGTTTCCATCAATAACAGCAAAGTTTTGAACTAGTTTTTGTTATTAATAGAGTACTTGTTATTCGACaaacttcaaatattattttcttaaagctGATAATAAAGTAATAAACAACTTTGTTGTAGGGTGAAAATACAAAGTAtgagaataattaaaaattactgCAAAAAGAACCAACAGAAATAAAAGATACATAGCATCAAATCTTCATGATGgaaggatcaatacaatgaaGAACAAATTCTGTAGTATTAGTTTAAGTTCCTTTTACATTTGAAAAGAGAAAACTTCATACATCAGCAACCAATATAAAAAGGGGTCCCTACAAGTCTCTAAGCTCCAACATCAATCCAAAGATAATCTTTCAGAAACCAGAAGTTGAAGAgcaaatttgaagaaaatgggTGCTAACTACTCATCAACATGGCATGAAGCTTATAATATGCCAATCACACCACAAATCAAGAGGTCTCAAGTCATTGCTTTCCACTCTTCAACAAAATGGAAGCTCCATTTTGGTTCTTTGAAAGATACAAACAAACTGGTAACCATTTTGCAGCAACTTTTCAGCTAGTTTCTCTAATGAGAAATTGTATATTGACTTATCTTATATACATTAACTGTGTAAAAGACTATCGCTGTATTTAGTCGTCTTTTGAGTGACCCAATAGTGTTAAAAAATTGTTACTTGTGTTATAGAAGTCAGATGGTACTAATCATTGGTATATTTTTCTCTGTTGCTACTAGATTGTTATCGACTTCACAGCTACATGGTGTGGTCCTTGCAAATACATGGAACCAGTTATCAATGACTTTGCTGCTAAATATACAGACATTGAGTTTGTCAAGATTGATGTTGATGAACTGGCTGTATGTCATTCTCTTTCACATCACAACCCTCTTCTTTTTTCCCTTATCTTTTCAATATTTACGCGGATACTAATTTCTCTAAATCTTGGATGAACTGTAAATAGGATGTAGCTCAAGAATACGGGGTTCAAGCAATGCCAACGTTCGTGCTCATAAAGAAGGGCAAGGTAGTTGACAAGATTGTTGGAGCAGACAAGGATGGGCTACAGAAGAAGATTCAGAAACACAAAGCTACCTACATCTAAGCAAACCAAAGAAAGTTATGTAATGAGCAGAGTTTACTACAATGATAGGTCTCTGTGTTAGAATAAATGTCATCTGTCACTAAGAACTAATTATGTACTCATCTATGGTTCTTTCTCACTTCTGATGGTAAATTCAAAGAGGCTGATTTAAGCACTAATGTTGGTATAttgatttgaataaataaaactcTCTCTAGTTACTGTGTTCATGGAATGTCTTTTCCATATCCAACGGCATAACCCAAGCCCCTGAAGCCCCCTCAAGAatctaaaatatgaaaatacaaAAGTATCTTTGACATTGTCATACAACGTCTTTATCacagaaaataaatataatgataAGATAAATGAATGTAAGTAAAAGACATTTAGTCAGTGCACCTTGTGAGTAAACCTGTCATCCTGATTGAGTTAGCTGACGGGGAGCTAAATGAAACGGGAAATCTTCATGCAAAGCAAATATACTCACAAGAAAAATCTGAAGGAGAGATTTCGTCCATACCAATGCCAAAAAGAACCAAGGCAATATATTCATCAAAAGTCTGTCATAGATGGAATACACAATTAGAACACAGTGCCACTACTCGCAACTACAATACTTGATATATAACATCCACCTTCAAATCAATCAACACGGCTATTCAACTACTTACTCCTTTTACATCCAACAAAAGAAAATGTAAGCAGCTAAGGTAGTAGCTAC contains the following coding sequences:
- the LOC129880232 gene encoding thioredoxin H2-like — protein: MGANYSSTWHEAYNMPITPQIKRSQVIAFHSSTKWKLHFGSLKDTNKLIVIDFTATWCGPCKYMEPVINDFAAKYTDIEFVKIDVDELADVAQEYGVQAMPTFVLIKKGKVVDKIVGADKDGLQKKIQKHKATYI